One window from the genome of Streptomyces sp. NBC_00287 encodes:
- a CDS encoding biotin transporter BioY, translated as MSTAAVAAPARTGQVLADLLPASRVRDIALVAGGAALTGLAAQIAVPVPGTPVPVTGQTFAALLVGTSLGARRGVAALALYALAGLAGMPWFADGGHGFSASFGYILGMLLASAAVGALARRGADRSMLRMAGTMLLGEAIIYAIGVPYLAFAADMSASAAIAAGLTPFLIGDALKAALAMGLLPTAWKLLKK; from the coding sequence ATGAGCACCGCCGCTGTCGCCGCCCCCGCCCGCACCGGACAGGTCCTCGCCGACCTGCTCCCCGCCTCCCGTGTCCGGGACATCGCGCTCGTGGCCGGCGGCGCAGCGCTCACCGGGCTCGCCGCCCAGATCGCCGTGCCCGTGCCGGGCACCCCGGTCCCGGTGACCGGCCAGACCTTCGCCGCGCTGCTGGTCGGCACCTCGCTCGGCGCCCGGCGCGGTGTCGCGGCGCTCGCCCTGTACGCCCTCGCCGGGCTCGCGGGCATGCCGTGGTTCGCGGACGGCGGCCACGGCTTCAGCGCCTCTTTCGGCTACATCCTCGGCATGCTCCTCGCCTCCGCCGCCGTCGGCGCTCTGGCCCGCCGCGGCGCCGACCGCTCGATGCTGCGCATGGCCGGCACGATGCTCCTCGGCGAGGCGATCATCTACGCCATCGGCGTCCCGTACCTGGCCTTCGCCGCCGACATGTCCGCCTCCGCCGCCATCGCGGCCGGCCTCACGCCGTTCCTCATCGGCGACGCCCTGAAGGCCGCCCTGGCGATGGGCCTGCTGCCCACCGCCTGGAAGCTGCTCAAGAAGTAA
- a CDS encoding amino acid permease: MPSTTVETPPQQDGASLSHGLKQRHLSMIALGGVIGAGLFVGSGAGIAAAGPSIVIAYALSGLLVMLVMRMLGEMSAAYPSSGSFSAHAERAIGPWAGFTAGWSFWVLLCTAVGLEGIGAAKIVTGWLPGTPEWAWVALFMVVFCGANLAAVKNFGEFEFWFAALKVGAISLFLVLGGLAIFGVLPGTDSPGTSNLTDFLPNGGEGLIIGLLASVFAYGGMETVTIAAAESENPVKGVASAVRTAMWRIALFYIGSMAVIVTLVPWDSQAVVEKGPYVAALDELGIPGAGQLMNVVVLVALLSAMNANIYGSSRIAYSLVERGQGPKALGRVTSGVPRIAVLASSVFGFGCVLLSYWRPDDVFPWLLNMIGAVILVVWIFIAVSQLRLRARLEREAPEKLTVRMWAFPVLTWVALAGMVAIFILMAREPDTRVQLYSTGGMTLLLAAVGYAWQKARAAKS, from the coding sequence ATGCCCAGCACCACAGTCGAGACGCCGCCGCAGCAGGACGGTGCCTCCCTCTCCCACGGCCTCAAGCAGCGCCATCTGTCGATGATCGCCCTCGGTGGGGTCATCGGCGCCGGCCTGTTCGTGGGCTCCGGCGCCGGTATCGCCGCCGCCGGCCCCTCGATCGTTATCGCCTACGCCCTCTCCGGCCTCCTTGTGATGCTGGTGATGCGGATGCTCGGCGAGATGTCGGCCGCGTATCCGTCCTCCGGCTCCTTCTCGGCGCACGCCGAGCGGGCGATCGGGCCCTGGGCCGGTTTCACCGCGGGCTGGTCCTTCTGGGTCCTGCTCTGCACGGCGGTCGGCCTGGAGGGCATCGGCGCCGCGAAGATCGTCACCGGCTGGCTGCCGGGCACGCCGGAGTGGGCGTGGGTGGCGCTGTTCATGGTGGTGTTCTGCGGGGCGAACCTGGCGGCCGTGAAGAACTTCGGCGAGTTCGAGTTCTGGTTCGCGGCGCTGAAGGTCGGCGCGATCAGCCTGTTCCTGGTGCTGGGGGGCCTGGCCATCTTCGGCGTCCTGCCGGGCACGGACTCCCCCGGGACCTCGAACCTGACCGACTTCCTCCCCAATGGCGGTGAGGGCCTGATCATCGGCTTGCTCGCCTCGGTCTTCGCGTACGGCGGTATGGAGACGGTCACCATCGCCGCCGCCGAGTCGGAGAACCCGGTCAAGGGCGTGGCGAGCGCGGTCCGCACCGCGATGTGGCGCATCGCCCTCTTCTACATCGGCTCGATGGCGGTCATCGTGACCCTGGTCCCCTGGGACTCCCAGGCGGTCGTCGAGAAGGGCCCGTACGTCGCCGCCCTCGACGAGCTCGGCATCCCGGGCGCCGGTCAGCTGATGAACGTGGTCGTGCTGGTCGCGCTGCTCTCGGCGATGAACGCCAACATCTACGGCTCCTCGCGCATCGCGTACTCCCTGGTCGAGCGCGGCCAGGGCCCGAAGGCGCTGGGCCGGGTGACCTCGGGCGTCCCCCGCATCGCAGTCCTCGCCTCCTCGGTGTTCGGCTTCGGGTGCGTGCTGCTCAGCTACTGGCGTCCGGACGATGTGTTCCCCTGGCTGCTGAACATGATCGGCGCGGTGATCCTCGTCGTCTGGATCTTCATCGCCGTCTCCCAACTGCGCCTGCGGGCACGGCTGGAGCGGGAGGCGCCGGAGAAGCTGACGGTGCGGATGTGGGCGTTCCCGGTGCTGACCTGGGTGGCGCTGGCCGGGATGGTGGCGATCTTCATCCTGATGGCCCGGGAGCCTGACACTCGGGTGCAGCTGTACTCGACCGGCGGGATGACCCTGCTCCTGGCGGCCGTGGGGTACGCGTGGCAGAAGGCGCGTGCCGCCAAGAGCTGA
- a CDS encoding amino acid permease, with protein MTDPGNGLQAGLKNRHLSMIAIGGVIGAGLFVGSSSGIATAGPGILLSYALVGTLVVLVMRMLGEMSAANPTSGSFSAHADRALGRWAGFSIGWLYWFFWVVVLAVEATAGAVILEGWIPAVPQWAWALIVMVVLTATNLVSVGSYGEFEFWFAGIKVVAIAAFIVIGGLAVFGLLPGVDSEQAGLSNLTEHGGFLPNGPGAILTGVLLVVFSFMGSEIATLAAGESENPQQAVTKATNSIIWRVAVFYLGSIFVVVALLPWDSKSIAEDGSYVAALDSLGIAHAGQIMNFIVLTSVLSCLNSGLYTASRMAFSLGQRGDAPKAFAKTTSRGVPLVAIIASVVFGFVAVFFNYKFPDSVFLFLVNSSGAVALFVWLVICFSQLRMRKIIQAEAPEKLVVRMWLYPYLTWATAALIVFVLGYMLTDTEHDGRKTVLLSLLVAAVVLAIAFIKEKVRGGGTAPAVKVRVDSELDADEVNVG; from the coding sequence ATGACCGACCCCGGCAACGGCCTTCAGGCTGGGCTCAAGAACCGCCATCTGTCGATGATCGCCATCGGCGGTGTCATCGGCGCCGGACTCTTCGTCGGGTCCTCCTCCGGTATCGCCACCGCCGGCCCCGGCATTCTCCTGTCGTACGCCCTCGTCGGCACGCTCGTAGTGCTGGTGATGCGGATGCTCGGTGAGATGTCCGCCGCCAACCCGACCTCCGGCTCCTTCTCCGCCCACGCCGACCGGGCGCTCGGGCGCTGGGCCGGGTTCTCCATCGGCTGGCTGTACTGGTTCTTCTGGGTCGTCGTGCTCGCCGTAGAGGCGACCGCCGGCGCCGTGATTCTGGAGGGCTGGATCCCGGCCGTACCGCAGTGGGCCTGGGCGCTCATCGTGATGGTGGTGCTGACCGCCACCAACCTGGTCTCCGTCGGCTCCTACGGCGAGTTCGAGTTCTGGTTCGCCGGGATCAAGGTCGTCGCGATCGCCGCGTTCATCGTCATCGGTGGGCTTGCGGTGTTCGGGCTGCTTCCTGGCGTCGACAGCGAGCAAGCCGGGCTGAGCAACCTCACCGAGCACGGTGGCTTCCTGCCCAACGGGCCCGGCGCGATTCTCACCGGTGTGCTGCTTGTCGTCTTCTCCTTCATGGGCAGCGAGATCGCCACGCTCGCCGCGGGTGAGTCCGAGAACCCGCAGCAGGCCGTCACCAAGGCGACCAACAGCATCATCTGGCGGGTCGCCGTCTTCTACCTCGGCTCGATCTTCGTCGTGGTCGCCCTGCTCCCCTGGGACAGCAAGTCGATCGCCGAGGACGGGTCCTACGTCGCCGCCCTCGACTCCCTCGGTATCGCGCACGCCGGTCAGATCATGAACTTCATCGTGCTGACCTCCGTGCTGTCCTGCCTCAACTCCGGCCTGTACACGGCTTCCCGTATGGCCTTCTCGCTCGGCCAGCGCGGTGACGCGCCCAAGGCCTTCGCGAAGACCACCAGCCGTGGTGTGCCGCTCGTGGCGATCATCGCGTCCGTCGTCTTCGGCTTCGTCGCGGTCTTCTTCAACTACAAGTTCCCGGACTCCGTCTTCCTCTTCCTGGTCAACTCGTCCGGTGCCGTGGCGCTGTTCGTCTGGCTCGTGATCTGCTTCTCGCAGCTGCGGATGCGGAAGATCATCCAGGCCGAGGCGCCGGAGAAGCTGGTCGTCCGGATGTGGCTGTACCCGTATCTGACCTGGGCCACGGCCGCGCTGATCGTGTTCGTCCTCGGCTACATGCTGACCGACACCGAGCACGACGGACGCAAGACGGTGCTGCTGTCGCTGCTGGTCGCGGCGGTCGTGCTGGCTATCGCGTTCATCAAGGAGAAGGTCCGCGGTGGTGGAACGGCTCCGGCGGTGAAGGTGCGGGTCGATTCCGAACTCGACGCCGACGAGGTCAACGTCGGCTGA
- a CDS encoding FAD-binding oxidoreductase, producing the protein MTTTGQVLHPGEPGYDDELAGFQTGFTQRPELVVPARSTEDVIAAVRHAADRNLPIAVQATGHGLPGSTEGGLLITTRRMDGVTIDPEARTARIEAGVRWGQVVEAAAPYGLAPLNGSAPSVGAVSYTLGGGLGILAREFGYAADHVRSLDLVTADGELRHVTPESDLYWALLGGGHGLGVVTELEIGLVPVRTLYGGSLAFDGGEVDPAAVLRAYEEWTRTVPDELTSSLAAVPYPDVPGMPPHLRGRYVISVRVAYTGADGERIVAPLREIGPVLADSLREMPYAESHTIHSDPDFPHAYYGDSAVLSELDVSKAAELLARTGPGADAMVVVQINHLGGALAAPAPNAVPYREGRFLVRLLAMAERERAREILDPAFALLATETLGRSLNFAFGAGDRTAGLYDDGTRKRLAGLKTEVDPANLFRRVTS; encoded by the coding sequence ATGACCACCACAGGACAGGTACTGCACCCCGGCGAGCCCGGCTACGACGACGAACTCGCCGGATTCCAGACCGGGTTCACCCAGCGCCCCGAGCTCGTCGTCCCCGCCCGCTCCACGGAGGACGTCATCGCGGCCGTACGCCACGCGGCCGACCGGAACCTGCCGATCGCCGTCCAGGCCACGGGGCACGGACTCCCCGGGTCCACCGAGGGCGGCCTGCTCATCACGACCCGGCGCATGGACGGGGTGACCATCGACCCCGAGGCCCGCACCGCCCGTATCGAGGCCGGGGTGCGCTGGGGACAGGTCGTCGAGGCGGCGGCGCCGTACGGACTCGCGCCGCTCAACGGCTCGGCTCCGTCCGTCGGCGCCGTGTCCTACACACTGGGCGGCGGACTCGGCATCCTGGCCCGGGAGTTCGGGTACGCGGCGGACCACGTCCGCTCCCTCGACCTCGTCACCGCCGACGGCGAACTGCGCCATGTCACCCCGGAGTCCGACCTGTACTGGGCCCTCCTCGGCGGCGGCCACGGCCTCGGCGTAGTCACCGAGCTGGAGATCGGCCTCGTCCCGGTCCGTACGCTCTACGGCGGCTCCCTCGCCTTCGACGGCGGGGAGGTCGACCCGGCGGCAGTACTGCGGGCCTACGAGGAGTGGACGCGCACGGTGCCGGACGAACTGACCTCGTCCTTGGCGGCCGTACCGTATCCGGACGTCCCCGGGATGCCGCCGCATCTGCGGGGGCGGTACGTCATCTCCGTGCGGGTCGCGTACACCGGCGCCGACGGCGAGCGGATCGTCGCACCGCTGCGGGAGATCGGGCCGGTTCTGGCCGACTCGCTGCGCGAGATGCCGTACGCCGAGAGCCACACCATCCACAGCGACCCGGACTTTCCGCACGCCTACTACGGGGACAGTGCGGTGCTGAGTGAGCTGGACGTCAGCAAGGCGGCCGAGTTGCTCGCGCGTACCGGTCCGGGCGCCGACGCCATGGTCGTCGTACAGATCAATCATCTGGGTGGGGCGCTGGCCGCACCCGCGCCGAACGCGGTGCCGTACCGGGAGGGAAGGTTTCTGGTGCGGCTGCTGGCCATGGCCGAGCGGGAGCGGGCTCGGGAGATTCTGGATCCCGCCTTCGCGCTGCTCGCGACCGAGACACTGGGGCGGTCGCTCAACTTCGCCTTCGGGGCCGGGGACCGGACCGCGGGGCTGTACGACGACGGGACGCGGAAGAGGCTCGCCGGGCTGAAGACCGAGGTCGACCCGGCGAACCTCTTCCGAAGGGTTACTTCTTGA
- a CDS encoding protein kinase domain-containing protein produces the protein MGRVWRAADEILDRPVAIKEMRIDGLDPEDTRTRRERTLREARATARIDHPNVVRVYDVVDEGERLWIVMELVAGRSLERLLVEEGPLGPAEAARIGLGLVAALRQVHERGVLHRDIKPGNVLVETGARRVVLTDFGIAAIQDAKALTMVGMLVGSPDYMAPERISGRPQGPPSDIWSLGATLCAALGGRSPFSRDTTLATLHAVLYEEPELPSLAGPLTDILAALLEKEPEVRPGLGDLENALQPIAFPAPTPTVTVGTAEETREEPADTPPPEVHRPTHDFGRRRPVTTGVSLIREETKPAAVMHHEAETERRSTPTPDPQPMPPGELPGPPVPAHPRPSRRRPGLLAAAGLVTAGAVVAVVLLMNSGGSPEDDKAGGSTPSSAYESPSPTVEGTARPQTLPPGARTEAGGFAWVPPEGWRRDVKTGAEVHYTSPEGKQELVAKSSLARGDLMETWETSEQNAHQGQAYQKIRLEETTFRGNPAVVWEYTFTLEGVPWHAQLLGFNVKGKSYQINTWYQPDVEDEALKTYDKVKDSFTIL, from the coding sequence ATGGGGCGGGTGTGGCGGGCCGCCGACGAAATACTCGACCGGCCGGTTGCGATCAAGGAAATGCGGATAGACGGCCTCGACCCCGAGGACACCCGCACCCGCCGCGAACGCACCCTGCGCGAAGCCCGGGCCACCGCCCGCATCGACCACCCCAACGTGGTGCGCGTCTACGACGTCGTGGACGAGGGCGAACGCCTGTGGATCGTCATGGAGTTGGTCGCCGGCCGCTCCCTGGAACGGCTCCTCGTGGAGGAGGGCCCACTGGGCCCCGCGGAGGCGGCACGCATCGGCCTCGGCCTGGTGGCCGCGCTGCGCCAGGTGCACGAACGGGGCGTACTGCACCGGGACATCAAACCCGGCAATGTCCTGGTGGAGACGGGAGCGCGGCGCGTGGTCCTCACGGACTTCGGCATCGCGGCGATCCAGGACGCCAAGGCGCTCACCATGGTGGGCATGCTGGTCGGCTCGCCCGACTACATGGCCCCCGAGCGGATCTCAGGACGCCCCCAGGGCCCACCGTCGGACATCTGGTCCCTGGGCGCCACCCTGTGCGCGGCCCTGGGCGGCCGCTCCCCGTTCTCCCGGGACACCACACTGGCCACACTGCACGCGGTCCTGTACGAGGAGCCCGAACTCCCTTCATTGGCAGGCCCGTTGACCGACATCCTGGCGGCCCTGCTGGAGAAGGAGCCGGAAGTCCGCCCGGGCCTGGGGGACTTGGAGAACGCCCTCCAGCCGATCGCGTTCCCGGCGCCTACGCCGACGGTGACGGTGGGTACGGCGGAGGAGACGCGGGAGGAGCCGGCCGACACCCCGCCCCCTGAGGTTCACCGGCCCACCCACGACTTCGGCCGCCGTCGCCCCGTCACCACGGGTGTCTCCCTCATCCGTGAGGAGACGAAGCCGGCCGCCGTGATGCACCACGAGGCCGAGACGGAACGGCGCTCGACCCCCACCCCCGACCCCCAGCCCATGCCCCCGGGCGAGCTCCCCGGCCCCCCGGTCCCCGCCCACCCCCGCCCCTCGCGCCGCCGCCCGGGACTCCTCGCCGCCGCTGGACTCGTCACGGCCGGAGCCGTAGTCGCCGTCGTCCTGCTCATGAACTCCGGTGGGTCGCCCGAGGACGACAAGGCGGGCGGCTCGACGCCCTCTTCCGCGTACGAGTCCCCCTCGCCCACGGTAGAAGGCACCGCCCGCCCGCAGACCCTGCCGCCGGGAGCGCGCACGGAGGCCGGCGGGTTCGCGTGGGTGCCGCCCGAGGGCTGGCGGCGGGATGTGAAGACGGGCGCCGAGGTGCACTACACCTCCCCCGAGGGCAAACAGGAGCTCGTCGCCAAGTCCTCCCTGGCCCGCGGCGACCTCATGGAGACGTGGGAGACCTCGGAACAGAACGCCCACCAGGGGCAGGCGTACCAGAAGATCCGCCTGGAGGAGACGACGTTCCGCGGCAACCCGGCGGTCGTCTGGGAGTACACCTTCACACTCGAGGGCGTCCCCTGGCACGCCCAGTTGCTGGGCTTCAACGTGAAGGGGAAGTCGTACCAGATCAACACCTGGTACCAGCCGGACGTCGAGGACGAGGCGCTCAAGACATACGACAAGGTCAAGGACAGCTTCACGATCCTGTGA
- a CDS encoding superoxide dismutase, producing MPVYTLPELPYDYSALAPVISPEIIELHHDKHHAAYVKGANDTLEQLAEARDKEQWGSVNGLEKNLAFHLSGHILHSIYWQNMTGDGGGEPLATDGVGELADAITESFGSFAGFKAQLSKAAATTQGSGWGVLAYEPLSGRLIVEQVYDHQGNVGQGSVPILVFDAWEHAFYLQYKNQKVDFIEAMWQVVNWQDVAGRYAVAKSRADVLLLAP from the coding sequence ATGCCCGTCTACACGCTTCCTGAACTGCCGTACGACTACTCCGCGCTCGCCCCCGTGATCAGTCCGGAGATCATCGAGCTGCACCACGACAAGCACCACGCGGCGTATGTGAAGGGGGCCAACGACACGCTCGAGCAGCTCGCCGAGGCGCGGGACAAGGAGCAGTGGGGGTCTGTCAACGGCCTGGAGAAGAACCTGGCCTTCCATCTGTCCGGGCACATCCTGCACTCGATCTACTGGCAGAACATGACCGGCGACGGTGGCGGTGAGCCCCTTGCCACCGACGGTGTGGGCGAACTCGCCGACGCCATCACCGAGTCGTTCGGGTCCTTCGCCGGCTTCAAGGCGCAGCTGTCCAAGGCGGCGGCCACCACGCAGGGTTCGGGGTGGGGCGTTCTCGCCTACGAGCCGCTGAGCGGGCGGCTCATCGTCGAGCAGGTCTACGACCATCAGGGCAACGTCGGCCAGGGTTCCGTGCCGATCCTTGTGTTCGACGCCTGGGAGCACGCCTTCTACCTCCAGTACAAGAACCAGAAGGTCGACTTCATCGAGGCGATGTGGCAGGTCGTCAACTGGCAGGACGTGGCCGGGCGTTACGCCGTCGCCAAGTCCCGTGCCGATGTGTTGCTGCTGGCGCCCTGA
- a CDS encoding ribose-5-phosphate isomerase: protein MRVYLGSDHAGYELKNHLVDWLKAAGHDPVDCGPHIYDAQDDYPPFCLRAAERTAADPEALGIVIGGSGNGEQIAANKVKGVRAALAWSEETAALGRQHNNANVVAVGARMHTQDEATKFVEIFLATPFSNDDRHIRRIDMLSTYETTGDLPPIPPHHPQQ, encoded by the coding sequence ATGCGCGTGTATCTCGGCTCGGACCATGCGGGCTACGAACTCAAGAACCACCTCGTCGACTGGCTCAAGGCGGCCGGCCATGACCCGGTGGACTGCGGCCCCCACATCTACGACGCCCAGGACGACTACCCGCCCTTCTGCCTGCGCGCCGCCGAGCGCACGGCCGCGGACCCGGAGGCCCTCGGCATCGTGATCGGCGGCTCCGGCAACGGCGAGCAGATCGCGGCGAACAAGGTCAAGGGCGTCCGAGCGGCCCTCGCCTGGAGCGAGGAGACCGCGGCCCTGGGCCGCCAGCACAACAACGCCAACGTCGTAGCGGTGGGCGCTCGCATGCACACCCAGGACGAGGCGACAAAGTTCGTGGAGATCTTCTTGGCGACCCCGTTCTCGAACGACGACCGCCACATCCGCCGAATCGACATGCTGTCGACGTACGAAACAACAGGCGACCTCCCCCCGATCCCCCCACACCACCCGCAGCAGTAA
- a CDS encoding PP2C family protein-serine/threonine phosphatase has protein sequence MAAGRERRAAADTFAARLRMQWHRVRVGLRRSAVDYFRGDGSDWIALAGLLLTVPLITATTLANSVWCAPAALVLPIVAGGLLLRPASLLGLYAAAATALIVESVQLGPYTEGAARVTPGVVLVVAACGFVGLLIAQFRSRVGVPWRRGGTMLFDLRERIRVQSKLPQLPNGWHREMALRPAGGQSFSGDFVVAARTNGGRTLEVVLTDVSGKGMDAGSRALLLSGAFGGLLGSLPPHAFLPAANGYLLRQDWDEGFATSIHLVLDLDSGDYELYSAGHPPGLQLSAGSGRWEEKAAEGPLLGVYDGAQFDPVKGSLRPGDVLMLFTDGLVETSDRDIVEGIDRLTGEADRYVSGGFHGAAWHLIEAVAKDVNDDRALLLICREGPTVTTQAGVHA, from the coding sequence ATGGCAGCAGGACGAGAGCGGCGCGCGGCCGCCGATACGTTCGCGGCCCGGTTGCGAATGCAGTGGCACCGGGTCCGCGTCGGCCTGCGCCGAAGCGCCGTCGACTACTTCCGCGGCGACGGCTCCGACTGGATCGCGCTGGCCGGACTGCTGCTCACCGTCCCGCTGATCACCGCCACCACTCTGGCCAACTCGGTGTGGTGCGCACCGGCCGCGCTGGTCCTCCCCATCGTCGCCGGCGGACTCCTGCTGCGCCCGGCCAGCCTGCTCGGCCTGTACGCGGCCGCGGCCACCGCCCTCATCGTGGAGTCGGTGCAGCTCGGCCCGTACACCGAGGGCGCCGCCCGGGTCACCCCGGGCGTGGTCCTGGTCGTCGCGGCCTGCGGTTTCGTCGGTCTGCTGATCGCACAGTTCCGCAGCCGGGTCGGTGTGCCCTGGCGGCGCGGCGGCACCATGCTCTTCGACCTGCGCGAACGCATCCGCGTGCAGAGCAAGCTGCCACAGCTGCCGAACGGCTGGCACCGCGAGATGGCGCTGCGCCCGGCGGGCGGCCAGTCGTTCTCCGGTGACTTCGTTGTCGCGGCCCGTACGAACGGCGGCCGCACCCTGGAGGTCGTCCTCACGGATGTCTCGGGCAAGGGCATGGACGCGGGCTCACGCGCCCTGCTGCTCTCGGGCGCCTTCGGCGGCCTGCTCGGCTCCCTGCCCCCGCACGCCTTCCTCCCGGCGGCGAACGGCTACCTCCTGCGCCAGGACTGGGACGAGGGTTTCGCGACCTCCATCCACCTGGTCCTCGACCTGGACTCCGGCGACTACGAGCTCTACTCCGCGGGCCACCCACCGGGCCTCCAGCTCAGCGCGGGCAGCGGCCGCTGGGAGGAGAAGGCCGCCGAGGGCCCGCTGCTGGGTGTGTACGACGGTGCCCAGTTCGACCCCGTGAAGGGCTCGCTGCGGCCCGGGGATGTGTTGATGCTGTTCACAGACGGACTGGTGGAAACCTCCGACCGCGACATCGTCGAGGGCATCGACCGCCTCACCGGCGAGGCCGACCGCTATGTCTCCGGCGGCTTCCACGGG
- a CDS encoding GNAT family N-acetyltransferase: MGTHFTTGSATELRQLLPEDWDTWYDVLLRAFGGMPEPAEERELYRELTEFDRFFGVWDGDLCVGSAGAFRFGVTVPGGASVPAAGVTMVGVAATHRRRGVLTSMMRKQLDDVRSWGEPLAVLTASEPAIYGRFGYGVGTLQLGAEIDTSRVRLSVPAGTDDVRLRYADPVEAVDACESVYAALVPVRPGMLARLRPGWARVGVLDPEDGRDGASPLQCVVAERDGETVGYARYAVKPEWGVSGHNGAVHLRELAGVDAAAQAALWRFLFDIDLTTTLQVRGRPMDEAWQYQVSDIRRCRPRYRDGLFVRLVEVGAALQARTYQAPVDVVLEVEDAFCPWNSGRWRLSGDAKGASCERTRDAADLALSVRELGSAYLGGVSLASLGAAGRVRELRQGALAEASVGFGSAVAPWLPHGF; encoded by the coding sequence ATGGGGACACACTTCACGACCGGTTCCGCGACCGAGCTGCGGCAGCTGCTGCCCGAGGACTGGGACACGTGGTACGACGTACTGCTGCGCGCCTTCGGGGGGATGCCCGAGCCCGCAGAGGAGCGTGAACTGTACCGGGAGCTCACCGAGTTCGACCGCTTCTTCGGCGTCTGGGACGGCGACCTGTGCGTGGGGTCGGCCGGGGCGTTCCGCTTCGGGGTGACCGTGCCCGGCGGTGCCTCGGTGCCCGCGGCGGGCGTGACGATGGTCGGCGTCGCCGCCACGCACCGGCGGCGCGGGGTTCTTACGTCGATGATGCGCAAGCAGCTGGACGATGTGCGGTCCTGGGGCGAGCCGCTGGCGGTGCTGACGGCGTCCGAGCCCGCGATCTACGGGCGGTTCGGGTACGGCGTGGGGACCCTCCAGCTCGGCGCCGAGATCGACACGAGCCGGGTGCGGTTGTCGGTGCCGGCCGGTACGGACGACGTACGGCTGCGGTACGCGGATCCGGTGGAGGCGGTCGACGCCTGCGAGAGCGTGTACGCGGCGCTGGTGCCGGTGCGGCCCGGGATGCTGGCCCGACTTCGGCCCGGCTGGGCGCGGGTGGGGGTGCTCGATCCGGAGGACGGGCGGGACGGGGCGTCGCCGTTGCAGTGCGTGGTGGCCGAGCGGGACGGGGAGACTGTCGGATACGCCCGTTATGCGGTCAAGCCGGAGTGGGGCGTGAGCGGGCACAACGGCGCGGTGCATCTGCGGGAGCTGGCCGGGGTGGACGCGGCGGCGCAGGCCGCGTTGTGGCGGTTCCTCTTCGACATCGACCTCACGACGACGTTGCAGGTGCGCGGGCGGCCGATGGACGAGGCCTGGCAGTACCAGGTGTCGGACATACGGCGGTGCAGGCCGCGGTACCGGGACGGGCTGTTCGTCCGGCTCGTCGAGGTCGGGGCGGCGCTTCAGGCGCGGACGTATCAGGCGCCGGTGGATGTGGTGTTGGAGGTCGAGGACGCCTTCTGCCCCTGGAACTCCGGGCGTTGGCGGCTGTCGGGGGACGCGAAGGGGGCGTCCTGCGAGCGGACCCGGGACGCGGCCGATCTGGCGCTGTCCGTACGGGAGTTAGGGTCGGCGTATCTCGGTGGGGTGAGTCTTGCGTCGCTGGGTGCGGCGGGGCGGGTGCGGGAGTTGCGCCAAGGGGCGTTGGCGGAGGCGTCGGTGGGGTTCGGGTCTGCGGTGGCGCCTTGGCTGCCGCACGGGTTTTAA
- a CDS encoding Fpg/Nei family DNA glycosylase — MPEGHTIHRLAKDYAAAFNGTAPHVTSPQGKFSDAAALLTNTPLTTTEAHGKHLFLGFRDTDWIHIHLGLFGKVNFGPTPAPPPTDTVRLRLTNTKKYVDLRGPTTCALITPAEKQAIHDRLGPDPLREDAEPNTAYSRVSRSRTTIAALLMDQKIIAGVGNVYRAEVLFRHGIDPYRAGKDITPEEWDSIWTDLVELMHEGVRNNRIDTVRPEHTPEAMGRPPRVDDHGGEVYVYRRANLPCHICGGEIRTADLAARNLFWCPSCQKK; from the coding sequence GTGCCTGAGGGGCACACGATCCACCGCCTGGCCAAGGACTACGCCGCCGCCTTCAACGGCACAGCCCCCCACGTCACCAGCCCCCAAGGCAAGTTCTCCGACGCCGCAGCCCTCCTCACCAACACCCCCCTCACCACCACCGAGGCCCACGGCAAACACCTCTTCCTCGGCTTCCGAGACACCGACTGGATCCACATCCACCTCGGCCTCTTCGGCAAGGTCAACTTCGGCCCCACCCCCGCACCCCCACCCACAGACACGGTCCGCCTCCGCCTCACGAACACCAAGAAGTACGTAGACCTCCGCGGCCCGACAACCTGCGCCCTGATCACCCCCGCCGAGAAGCAGGCCATACACGACCGCCTCGGCCCGGACCCCCTCCGCGAAGACGCAGAACCGAACACGGCGTACAGCCGCGTCTCCCGCAGCCGTACGACCATCGCCGCCCTGCTCATGGACCAGAAGATCATCGCGGGCGTAGGCAACGTCTACCGAGCAGAAGTCCTCTTCCGACACGGCATCGACCCCTACCGCGCGGGCAAGGACATCACGCCCGAGGAGTGGGACTCGATCTGGACCGACCTCGTGGAGCTCATGCACGAGGGCGTCCGCAACAACCGCATAGACACCGTCCGCCCGGAACACACCCCCGAGGCGATGGGCCGCCCACCCCGCGTCGACGACCACGGCGGCGAGGTCTACGTGTACCGCAGGGCCAACCTCCCCTGCCACATCTGTGGCGGCGAGATCCGCACCGCCGATCTCGCCGCCCGCAACCTCTTCTGGTGCCCGTCCTGCCAGAAGAAGTAG